ACCGTCTGGGCATGGGGGAGCAACTCCCACGGCCAGCTCGGCGATGGCACCACCCTCGACCGGCACGCGCCGGTGCAGGTGCAGGGCCTCACGAACGTGGTGGCCATCTCGGCCAGCTCCGGTGAGCACAGTCTGGCCTTGCGCCAGGATGGGAGCGTCTGGGCCTGGGGCGCCAATGGGTCCGGCCAGGTGAAGGGAAGCAATCCGGCCACCGTGCTCACCACGCCGACGCAGGTCGAGGGACTCTCCGACGTGGTGGCCATCTCCGCGCGGGACGAACAGGTGCTGGCGCTGCGGCAGGATGGCTCGCTGTGGGGTTGGGGCAACAATGACCAGGGCACGTTGGCAACCGGCTCGGATGTGCGGCTGACGCCCGTGCTCCTGGGCGGACTGAGTCACGTGACCGCCCTGAGGGCCAGCAACTCGCACGTGCTGGCCCGACGCCAGGATGGGACCGTGTGGTCCTGGGGCGACAACGCCCAGGGCCAGCTCGGAGATGCCACGGCCTACGTCCGTGAGACCCCCACCCAGGTGCCGGGTCTGACAGACGTAGCGGCCCTCGGAGCTGGCACCTACCACGCGATGGCGGTGTGCACGGATGGCTCCGTGTGGACCTGGGGATACAACCCCTATGGTCAACTCGGGGATGGAACGCTGCTGAACCGGACCACGCCGGCGCCCGTGGCTGGCCTCCAGGGAGTGACGGCCGTATCGACCGGCAGTGACCTGGCCTTCGCCCTGCTCGCCAATGGGGAAGTCCATGGCTGGGGGGCGAACAGAAGCTCGCGGCTCGGGGATGGCTGGGCCTCCACGCACGCCATTCCTGGCAACGTGCTGCCGCCCGCCAGCATTCAAGTGACGCCGTAGTCAGGGCTGGACAATTTCCCGGGCTTGGGATGATGGGAGTCCGCATGGAGACCCAGGATCCCGAGCCCATCTTCCCGCAGGAACTGCGAGACGCCTGGCCCGCGCTCTCCCGCGATGAGCGGGTGGAGAGCTTCAAGCTGGTGCCCCACGCCACCGCGGACGACTTCTTCCTGTCGCTCTCCGCGCAGGAGCAGGCGGACCTCATCCTCGCGCTCGGGCCGGGGGAGCGGCGCACCTGGCTGCGGCTGCTCGCCCCGGATGACGCCGTGGACGTCATCCAGGCCACCCCGCCCGCTACCCGCGACGCCCTCCTGCGCGAGTTGGACGACACCACGCGCCGCGAGGTGCATGCCCTGCTCGCCTACGCCGAGGACAACGCGGGTGGATTGATGAATCCCCGCTTCGCGCGCGTGCGGCCGGAGATGACCATCGACGAGGCCATCAGCTACCTGCGCCGGCAGACGCGCGAGAAGGTGGAGACCGTCTATTACGCCTACGTGTTGGATCCCCAGCAGCACCTGCTCGGCGTGGTGTCCCTGCGCCAGCTCTTCCAGTCCGCCCCCGACAAGCGCGTGGAAGACGTGATGAGCCGCGACCTCGTCACCGTCTCCGAGGACACGGATCAAGAGGCGGTGAGCCGCCTGTTCGCCTCGCAGTCGCTCATGGCCATCCCCGTGGTGGACGCCGAGCGGCGCATGAAGGGCATCGTCACCGTGGACGACATCGTCCAGGTGGTGCAGGAGGAGGCCACCGAGGACATCCAGAAGGTGGGCGGCATGGAGGCCCTGGACGCGCCCTACTTCGAGGTGAGCTTCCCCTCCATGCTCAAGAAGCGCGCCGGGTGGCTGCTCGTGCTGTTCCTCGGCGAGATGCTCACCGCCACCGCCATGGGCTACTTCGAGGAAGAAATCGCCCGCGCCGTGGTGCTCGCGCTCTTCGTGCCCCTCATCATCAGCTCCGGAGGCAACTCGGGCAGCCAGGCCACCACGCTCATCATCCGCTCGCTCGCGCTCAACGAGGTGCGGCTGCGCGATGGGTGGCGCGTGGCCCGACGCGAGGTGCTCGCCGGCGTGGCCCTGGGCGCCATCCTCGGCGGGGTTGGCATCGTGCGCATCCTCGTGTGGCAGCACTTCTTCGGCTCCTACGGAGAGCACGCCGTCCTGGTGGCCCTCACCGTGGGCCTGTCCCTCGTGGGGGTGGTGACGTGGGGAACCCTCTCCGGCTCCATGCTCCCCTTCGCCCTGCGCCGCCTGGGGTTCGACCCGGCAAGCGCCTCGGCCCCCTTCGTGGCCACCCTCGTGGACGTCTCCGGACTTGTCATCTACTTCACCGTGGCCAGTCTCCTGCTGCGAGGAACCCTGCTCTGACGCTATCCAGGGTGGTTCCTACCCCCGGAGGACACATCCATGAGCACGAGCACCCTCACCAGTGAGCTGTGGGCCCCCCAGACCCGCACCAACCCCCTGCCCTTCTACGCACGCATCCGCCAAGAAGCCCCCGTCGTGCGGATGATCGATCCGTACTTCCAGACGCCCGTGTGGATCGTCACCCGCTACAAGGAGGCCGTGGAGCTGCTGAGGGACAACCGCTTCACCAAGGATCAGGACAAGCTGCCCGAGAACTCGCCGTCACGGCGCATGCGCATCGACTCGCTGGCGGCCATCAACCAGCACATGCTCTCGGCGGACCCGCCGGACCACACGCGCCTGCGCACCATCGTCTCCAAGGCCTTCACCCCACGCCGCGTGGAGGAGCTGCGCCCGCGCGTCACCGCCATCGCCCAGCGCCTGCTGGATGAAGCCTGGCCCCAGGGCAGCATGGATCTGCTCGACTCCTTCGCCTTCCCCCTGCCCGTGACGGTCATCGCCGAGATGCTCGGCGTGCCCGCGGAGGACCAGGACCAGTTCCGCGAGTGGACGAACATCATCATCAACCCGCCGGTCAACGGCGACGTGGGGCCCCTGCAGAAGGCCGGCATGCAGTTCCTCCAGTACTTCCAGCAGCTCATGGCCCGGCGCCGGGCCGAGCCGCGCGATGATCTGCTCACCGCGCTCATGACGGCGGAGGAGCAGGGAGACCGGCTGTCGCCTACGGAGCTCGTCAGCATGCTGTTCCTGCTGCTGGTGGCCGGCCACGAGACGACGGTGAACCTCATGGGCAACGGCGTCTGGGCGCTGCTCAAGCACCCCGAGCAGCTCGAGCGGCTGCGCGCCAATCCCGCCCTCATCGATTCCGCGGTGGAGGAGATGCTGCGCTACCGCGGCCCGGTGGAGACCACCACCTACCGCTGGGCGCTCCAGGACACCGAGCTGTACGGCCAGGTGATTCCCGCGGGAGAGGCGGTGCTCGCCTCGCTGATGGCGGCCGATCATGATCCGGCGCAGTTCCCCGAGCCCGAGCGCTTCGACATCACCCGCGAGCCCAACCGGCACATCGCCTTCGGCTTCGGCATCCACTTCTGCCTGGGCGCGCCCCTGGCCCGGCTCGAGGCCACCGTCGCCCTCAACCTGCTGCTCGAGCGCATGCCGCGCCTGCGCCTGGCGGTGGACGAGCGCGAGCTGCGCTGGCGCGAGGGCATCCTCGTGAACGGCCTGCAGCGCCTGCCCGTGGCCTTCTGAGCGCTCGGCCCCGCGCGTTCATGACAGGATGGACGACGCGTATGTCCATCCCCTGTCCCTACTGCCAGCACCCCTTCCCGCCCGGCGCCCAGTCCTGTCCGGGCTGCGGCGCCTCCCTGCTGCTCGAAGCCGTCCCGGGCGGCACCCAGCCCGTGTGCGCCGTGCACCCCACGCTGCGCGGGCTCGGCACCTGCTCCCGCTGTGGCACGTTCGCCTGTGCCCGGTGTCTGCGGGCCGGTCCCCAGGGAGAAACGCTCTGCGTCCGCTGCCACCAGTTGGAGCCGGACGCGCCCCTGCCGTGGGACCAGCGCGAGGAGCTGGGCATGTGGCGCGCCTTCTGGAAGACGCTCGGCCAGGTGCTCCTCCACCCGGGCTGCTTCTCCCAGGCCCGCGCCGAGGGCCGCACGAGCGACTCCCTGCTGTTCACACTGCTGTGCTCGCTGCCCGCCTGCTTCATGACGGGCCTCACCTACATGCTCATCTTCACCGCCATGCCGTGGATGATGGAGGCCCTCCCGGACCCGAACCCGTCCACGGGCGATGGCTCCGGACTGGCGTTCATGCGCTGGATGGGGGTGGGCATGTTCGTGGCCACCACGCTGCTCGGGCCCCCGCTGTCCGTGCTCATGACCCTGATGGGCGCGGGCGTGGATCACCTCGTGCTGCGCGCGGGCGGCGTCACCCGGCCCTTCAACGTCACGCTGCGCGCCCACTCGCTCTCCGAGGCCGCCTGGGCGCTGGGGATCGTGCCCCTCATCGGCACGCAGGTGGCCCCCGTCTGGGCGCTGGTGTCGCGCTTCTTCGCCTACCGCGGACTGCACCGCACGACGACCGGCACGGCGCTCGCCGGGACACTGCTCGCGCCCCTGGCCACCTGCTGCCTGTGCGGCGGAGGCTATATGGCCCTGATGCTCGCCATCTTCGGCCTCGCCGCCCAGAAGTAGGTGACGCGGAGCGGGAGGGGCTCAGGGCACCGAGCCCGCCGCGGTGGCCTGGGAGGCCCCCGCCGAGAAGCCCAGCACCGGCAGGGGCAGGCCCACGCCGAAGAAGAGGTAGCCCCGGTCGCGGAACACGTTGTAGCCGTAGCCCACCTGCACGAAGTCCCGGAAGAGCGCGAGCGTCACGGCGGCGCCCAGCTCGGGCGTGCCATCCTTGTCGAAGTCCAGCGCGGACAGGTTGGCGCCAATCCCGGGCGTCAGCACGTTGTTCCAGAAGCCGCTCGTGCGCGAGGCGCTCTTGAAGAGCACGCTGTAGGCGGGAGCCACCTGGAAGCGGCTGGTGGAGGAGCCCCCCATGTCCCGGGGCTGCTGGGCGAAGATGAGGCCCACCACCGTCTCCAGGTGCACGAGCACCCGCTGCATCTGCAGGTGCCGCACCTCCAGCTCCTGGGCGGGGCGCTCGCCGCGCCGCAGGGCGAACTTGAGCACCACGGTGTCTCCCTCCGCGCGCCGTCCCGCGTCCGCCAGATCCAGGGTGGTGCGCTCGGGGAGCTCCTCCAGGGCGAGCCGGAGCACCTGCGCGCCCAGCTCCAGCGCCGCGGTATGGGTGGACTGCGCGCCCGCGAGCGTCTGGAACACGGACGTCAGCGTCTGGAGCACGGAGCCCACGTCGGTGGTGAAGGTCTGACGGCACTCGGTGAGCTGCTTGAGCAGCCGCTTGCCCACCTCGTCCAGGCCCGCGGCCTGGGCGTTGAGCGCGGTGAGGAGCACGGAGAACTGCTCGACGCTCTGGCGGGTGCGCCGCGCCGCCTCGTCCAGGTCCTCGTTGGTGCCGATGAGGAAGTCCGCCGAGGAGGTCGTGCTGGGGGGCGCGCGGTACTTCGCCGCGAGCCCATCCATGAAGGCGCCGTAGGACTCGAGCTGGGCCCGGGTGGCCTCCGCCGTCGTCCGGAGCCGCTGGGTGGTGGGATCCGTTCCCCGCAGGAAGGCGTCCAACTGCTCGCGCAGCGCGACGACACACCCGCGCGTGCTGGAGAAGAGCTGGGCGAGCCGCTCCCGCGCCTCGGGCCCGAGCGCCCCGGAGAAGCGGCGCGACTGGATGTCGCGCGCGAGCTGATCGGCCTGGCGCAGCTGCGCCTTCTGCTCCTCGGTGAGGAGGATCTTGAAGCGCTCGATGTCCACGCGGCCCTGGGGCTCGTAGGTGTCGAAGTTGGGCAGGTGGATGGGACGGCTGCCCTCCCCCCGCGTCGTCACCCAGACGCCCATCTGCACCGAGACGCCCTCCTGACGCAGCACCTCCTCCAGCTCGCCGCGCAACCGCCGCGCCTCGTCCGTGCCCACCTGGGTGATGGTCGCGTAGAGCTGCTCGATGGAGGCCCCCGCGTTGCGCTCCAGGGCGACGTTGAGGGACTCGCGCAGCCGGGCACGCCGGGGGTCTCCGCCGGACAGGGAGCGATTGGCGTACTCCATGACCTGGAGCGAGGACCTTCCCCACTGGCGATAGGCCTCCTGCAGCTTCGCGTTCGCCGCGGGCGTCCCCCCCTCCCGGGCCCACTCCGACAGCGCGTCCTCCAGGGGCTTGAGGCCCGCCCCCGCCCCCTCGTTCAAGAAGGACTGGAGCTGGAGCAGATCCTGGATGAGCTCCTGGCTGGAGGTGCCCGGCGCCGAGGCCCGGATGCGCTCGAGCAGCGCGGCGCGGTCCACCCCGATGTTCAACGTGCTGCTGATGTCGACGATGGCGACCCCCGGCCCCGCCACGTGGGAGGCCCCGTCGAGATCCCTCTCCTCGATGCGCAGCAGGGTCTGCGCCGGGGCCGACGCCGCGCCCAGGGACACCGTCAGGGCCCACGCCCGGAGCAGCGCCCTCATGGCAGCACTTCCGCGCGCATGTAGGCCAGGTTCACCCGGAAGTTGTCCGCCGTCTCGCTCGAGGAGATGACGTCCTGGATGGCGTCCCCCAGCGACAGGACGAAGGCGCGCGCCTCCCCACCGAGCACCGCCTGCTTCAGCCCCGCCGTGCTCTCCTTGAGCTGGGCGATGTCGGCCTCGATGGCCGACAGGTCCCGCGCCCAGATGACCCAGCGCGGCTGGTGTTCCGTTCCCGCGAACATCCCCGCCTTGGACACCAGCGCCTCCCGATCGGGACCGCTCCCCAGCACGACGAAGAGGACATGGGGCCGATCATGCACCCACTGGCGGAAGAGATGGCTCGCCGCCTGCGCGTCGTCGAGCGGCAGGACGGTGGTCTTGCGGAACTCCATGGCGTGTTCCCTTCGGTGAATGAACGGCCAGGGAAGACTCTACCGCCAGCCACCCCGACATTTCCCACCGGGCTCCCCCTTCCAGGGCCTCATTTCCGCAGCCGACGGCGGGCCCGCTCCCGGGCGGCCTCCAGCGCCGAGTCCATTCCGGACTCCTCCCGGGGACGCTCCGACTCGGGCGAGGCAGAGGGGGGCGGCGCTCGCGGAGCCGCGTCCGCCCTCGTCCGCTCCAGCGGCCCCCCAGGAGGGCTCGCCGTCGCCGCCACGGAAGGGGCCGTCCGAACGGGCCGGAGCCTCGGCGCCGACAGGAAGCGGCGCGCGGCCACCTCCGCCAACAGCGCCACCAGCGCCAGTCCCACCAGCCACGGCGCGAGCGCCACCCGGCCCTCGGACTCGGGCGCGCGGGCGAAGAGGCCCGTCAAAGACAGGCGCTCCTCCCCTCCACTCACGGAGGCCAACCCGCGCAGCACCTCCAGCCCTCGTTGGGCGCTCCCGGGCTCGAACTCGGGCGCGTAGGGCAGCGTCACCGGGGGCGCGCGCAGCGCCCGCGTGCCCAGCTTCACCACCGGGTGCCACGTGCCGCTGCCCGGCAGCGTGTACTCGGCCACCACCCGGTCCTCGTCCTCCCACCGCATGGGCAATTCCACCGGAGCGCCTCGTCCGTCCCCCGGCAACAGCATCAGCGTGGGCAGCGCTCCCGGCAACGGCGCGTCCGGCGCGAAGTCCAGCGTCACCCGCAGCCGGTCTCCCCGCCGCTCCGAGCGCGCCACCGCCTCGTCCGCCCCGCCCGCGCCCCCCATCGTCCAGCGCACCATGCCCTCGAGCGCCGCGCGCAGGCCGCTCCAGGTGCGCAGCTCGCCCGTGTACTCGCCGTCCACCTCCGTCAGGAAGGCCACCACCCGCCCCGCCCCTCGCGGCCACAGCGCCAGCACCGGCGCCGCGTTGTCGTCCAGCGTGCGCAGCGCCACGCTCGCGCGCGGCTTGAGGTAGGTGAGGTTGTAGCCCCCCACCTGGGGCAGCCCCAGCGCCGGCAGACGCCCGAGCAGCGGCAGGTCCGGCGCGGCCTCGAGCGAGACGGGCGTGTCCACGAAGGTGGCCCGCGCCACCGCGAGCGTCTCCTGGCTGAAGATGCGTGGCAGGCTCGTCGCGTCCTCCGCGAAGTAGACGCGGCCCCCGCCCCGGGCGGCGATCTCCTTGAGCAGCGGCGCGTCCGAGTCCTTCTCCGTGCCCAGGCCGATGACGGACACCGTCACCTTCTGGCGCCGCAGCTCGTCCAGCGTCCTCAGGTAGTCGTCCGGCTCCACCGAGTCCGCCGCGTCCGAGAAGAGCAGCACGTGCCGGGTGGGCTGGCGGCTGCTCAGCACCTGCTCCCGCCCCACGCGCAGCGCCTCGCCCACGTAGATGCCGCCGCCACCACTGAAGCCCCGCGCCACCTCGTCCAGCGGCAGTCCCTTGGACACGGGACTCATCGGGAAGAGCTCGTGCGACTCGGTGTCCACCATGTGCACGGACACCTCGTCCTTCTCGTTGAGCAGCGTGAGCGCGCCCACCACGCCCTCGGCCGCCAGCTCCATCTTCGTGCGCCCGTCGGGCACCTGCGCGCCCATGGAGCAGCTACAGTCCATCAACACGCTCATGGCCACGGCCGAGCGGCGCTGCTCCTCGCGCATCTCCAGCGACACCGGCAGCAGCGGCTCCACCGGCGAGCGGCGGTAGCCCCCTTCCGCGAAGCTCGAGCGGCCGCCCGTCATCACCAACCCCCCACCCGCCTGCTCCACGTAGGCGGCCAGGGCATGCAGTCCGGACTCGCCGAGCCGGTTCGCGTCCACGTTCTCCAGCACCAGCGCGCCCACGCCCTCCAGCGCGTCGAGCGAGAGGGCGAAGGGCGCGCGCACCTCCAGCGTCAGGCCCGCCGAGCGCAGCGCCTGGGCGAGCGTGCCCTGGGGCGCGTCCGTGAGCAGCATCACCCGGGGAGGCCCCTCCACCCGCAGCACCGCCTGGCCCACGTCGTTCTCCACCACCCCGTCCCCGGGCGCCTCCACCACCAGGCGGTAGGCCGCGAGGCCCGGCGCGTCCACCAGGTCGCGCAAGGGCAACAGGTTCGAGCCCGCCTGGAAGTCGAAGGGCCCCCGGAGCAGCACCCGGCCATCGCGCTCCAGGCGCACCGTGCCGGTGACGGGCGCCGTCGCCTGGACCACCCCCGTCATCTGGAAGGGCTCGCGCGCCGTCACCGAGGCCGGGGCCTCCAGCGCGACGACGGCCAGGTCGAGCGGTGCGTCCTCGCGCGCCACCTGGCGGAAGTCCACGGCGAGCCCCCGGGCCGCCAGCCTCCGCGCCGCGCCCCGCGCATCCTCCCCCGTGGCCCGCCCATCGGACACCACCAACACCCGGCCCGTGCGCCCGGGTGGAATCAGCGCCCCCGCCGCGTCCAGCGCCGCCGCCACATCCGACGCCTCCGCGTCCACCGGTCGGGTGAAGCCGCCAAAGCGGCCCGTCTCCGCCAGCGGCTGCTCCACCCGCGCCTCGCGCCCGAAGGAGATGACGCCCACCCGATCCCCCGCTCCCCGCTGCTGCTCCAGCAATCCCACCCACTCCGAGGCCAGACGCCCCGCGTCCGCCGGCATGGAGCGCGAGCGGTCCACCACCACCACCACGTCGCTGCCCGCGTGGCGCAGCACCCACCCGGGGCCGGAGAGCGCCCCCAACACGAGCAGCAACAGTGCCCAGCGCAGCACCATGGGCGGCCCCGGACGCCGGCCCCGCTTCCACAGGAAGAGGCCCAGCGGCACGAGGAGGATCCACACCTGGGGCAGGGAGAAGCTCATGCCGCCTCCACGCGCCGCGTGAGGAAGAAGTCCGCCAGCAACGCCGCCAGCAGCACCCACAGCGGCCAGCGCTCACGGCCCTCGGAGGCCGCCTGCCCCGCATCATTATTATGTTCCTCGGAAGCGGGCCGATCTCCCGCACCGCGCCCCCGCAGGTCCGACTCGCGGGCGTCCAGCGGCAGCACCTCCACCGCGTCCACCGGCTCGCCCTCGCGCACGAGCGTGTAGCGGCCCGGAGACTCCGGAGCGGGCAGGCTCAAGGCCCCCGCGCCGAACAGGAGACGCTCCGACTCGGGGCCCTTCAGCGTGTAGCGCGCCCCCGCCCGCGTCACCACCGCGAGCGGCTCGCCGAGTGGAAACTGCCGCCGGGCGAAGCCCTCGCGCGCACGCCGCGCCTCGCGCACCACGTTGCCCAGCAACACCGGCCAGGCGGAGGTGCGCTGCACGTTGGAGCGCGACAGGTCCACGTTGAGGTGCACCCGGCCCTCCTCCTCCGAGACGAGCACCGCCTCGCCCGCCGTCATCAGGGGCCGGCCCGGAGGTGCCTCCGCCCCGGCCGCCCAGCGCACGCCGCCCAGTTGCACGTCGTCCAGCAAGGGGTGGCCCTTCTCCGCGAAGAAGGGGCCCACGAAGGTACGCACCGCGCCGCCCGCCCCCACCGTCACCCCCGCGTCCGAGCCCCTCGGCCCCACGACGAGCGCCCCCTCGCCCGAGCCCACCTCCACCCCGGGCACCACGGAGAAGAAGCGCTCCAGCGCCGAGCGCACCGGCGCCTCCAACCCCTCGGCCCACGCCACGCGCAGCGGACGCTCCGCCGCGGGCGGCAGCCGCACCACCCCGTCCTCGGGCAGCGCGTCCGGCGGCAGGGACACCTCCACGTCTCCCGCGCCCTCGAAGGTGAAGCGCAACGTGGCCGCGCCCTCCTCGGGCAGCCGCACCCGCTCGCGCCGCTCCGTGCCCTCCACCGCGCCCGGCCCGGGCCTCGCCACCACGCGCACCTCCGTCTCCTCGGGGCCCGTGCCCCAGCGCGCCACCCGCAGCGTCACCGTGGCCGTGGAGCCCTCGTCCCGGCGCCACGCGGACACCAGCCCCACGTTGTCCCGGGGCGCGCCCAGGGCCGTCCACCGCACCGAGTCCGGCACGGCCACTCCCGGGCCGGGCGGCGCATCCGTGAGGAAGTGCACGCGCTGGTCCGGGCCCGCCAGCTCCTGGGCCCAGCGCAGCGTGGGCGCCACGTCATGGTCCGCGCCGAGCGCCCGGAAGGACTCCAGCGCGGCCAGCGCCCGCGAGGGCTCCGCCTCCGGCCCCGCGAGCACCCGGGGGACTCCCCCACTCACCAGCACCGTCACCCGCGTGGCCCGCGCCTCCTCCACCCGCCGGGCCGCCTCCGCGCGCACCCGCTCCACCCCGGACACCCCGTCGGCGCCCCGCGCGGACAGGGACAGGCTCCCATCCACCACCAGCACCAGGTGCCGCGTCCGCTCGCGCTCGCCCCACCGCACGTCCGCGAGGAACAAGGCCGCGGCCACCACCGCCAGCACCTCCAGCATCAACGAGGCCTCGCGGGTGAAGCGCTCGAAGCGCGGGCCGGCCTCGGCGCGGGGACGGGGCGTGCGCCAGAGGAACAGGGCACTCACCACCACGGGCTTCTGCTTGCGCCGCAGGAAGTACGCCGCCACCAGCGGCACGAGCGCGCCCAGGGCCAGCAGTCCCCAGGGAGAACCGAGGCTCATGCGCCCCCCTCGGGGGGAAAGAGGGGCCGCAGCGCTCCGGCCACGAGCGCCTCCAGGGCCTGGTCCGCGCGCAGCACCAGGTGCGAGGCCTGGGCCCGCCGCGCCGCGGCCCCGAGCAGCTTCTGGTGCTCGGCGAAGCGCCGCGCGTAGGCGGCCAGCACGCTCCCGGTGAGCAGTTCCTCCAGCGCCTCGCCGCTCTCCGCGTCCACCAGCCGCGCGCCCTCGCCGCCCGAGGGCTCCAGGTCCTCCGCGTCCAGCACCTGCACCAGGAAGAGGGCCGCGGCCCCCCGCGCCAGCCGCGACACGAATTCCGCCAGGGGCGCCTCGAAGAGGAAGTCACTCACCACCACGCGCAGCCCACAGGGGCGCAACGGCGGCAGCCGGCCCAGGGCCGTGGACAGGTCCTCCCGCGCGTCGAAGGCGGCCGAGCGCAGCACGCCCCGGCACACCGCGCCCTGTACCCGCTCGGGCCGGGAGCCTCCCACCAGCAGCGTCGG
Above is a window of Cystobacter fuscus DNA encoding:
- a CDS encoding RCC1 domain-containing protein gives rise to the protein MGSSHALAVTANGTVKTWGINSITTDTLEVGASASQIWSVAVDRLSGITSVSAGHEHSLALHQDGTVWLWYGNSPAQPPAGPSGHLAPVRITSLTNATAVAAGNSFSVVLRQDGTVWAWGSNSHGQLGDGTTLDRHAPVQVQGLTNVVAISASSGEHSLALRQDGSVWAWGANGSGQVKGSNPATVLTTPTQVEGLSDVVAISARDEQVLALRQDGSLWGWGNNDQGTLATGSDVRLTPVLLGGLSHVTALRASNSHVLARRQDGTVWSWGDNAQGQLGDATAYVRETPTQVPGLTDVAALGAGTYHAMAVCTDGSVWTWGYNPYGQLGDGTLLNRTTPAPVAGLQGVTAVSTGSDLAFALLANGEVHGWGANRSSRLGDGWASTHAIPGNVLPPASIQVTP
- the mgtE gene encoding magnesium transporter, encoding METQDPEPIFPQELRDAWPALSRDERVESFKLVPHATADDFFLSLSAQEQADLILALGPGERRTWLRLLAPDDAVDVIQATPPATRDALLRELDDTTRREVHALLAYAEDNAGGLMNPRFARVRPEMTIDEAISYLRRQTREKVETVYYAYVLDPQQHLLGVVSLRQLFQSAPDKRVEDVMSRDLVTVSEDTDQEAVSRLFASQSLMAIPVVDAERRMKGIVTVDDIVQVVQEEATEDIQKVGGMEALDAPYFEVSFPSMLKKRAGWLLVLFLGEMLTATAMGYFEEEIARAVVLALFVPLIISSGGNSGSQATTLIIRSLALNEVRLRDGWRVARREVLAGVALGAILGGVGIVRILVWQHFFGSYGEHAVLVALTVGLSLVGVVTWGTLSGSMLPFALRRLGFDPASASAPFVATLVDVSGLVIYFTVASLLLRGTLL
- a CDS encoding cytochrome P450 family protein — encoded protein: MSTSTLTSELWAPQTRTNPLPFYARIRQEAPVVRMIDPYFQTPVWIVTRYKEAVELLRDNRFTKDQDKLPENSPSRRMRIDSLAAINQHMLSADPPDHTRLRTIVSKAFTPRRVEELRPRVTAIAQRLLDEAWPQGSMDLLDSFAFPLPVTVIAEMLGVPAEDQDQFREWTNIIINPPVNGDVGPLQKAGMQFLQYFQQLMARRRAEPRDDLLTALMTAEEQGDRLSPTELVSMLFLLLVAGHETTVNLMGNGVWALLKHPEQLERLRANPALIDSAVEEMLRYRGPVETTTYRWALQDTELYGQVIPAGEAVLASLMAADHDPAQFPEPERFDITREPNRHIAFGFGIHFCLGAPLARLEATVALNLLLERMPRLRLAVDERELRWREGILVNGLQRLPVAF
- a CDS encoding zinc ribbon domain-containing protein, coding for MSIPCPYCQHPFPPGAQSCPGCGASLLLEAVPGGTQPVCAVHPTLRGLGTCSRCGTFACARCLRAGPQGETLCVRCHQLEPDAPLPWDQREELGMWRAFWKTLGQVLLHPGCFSQARAEGRTSDSLLFTLLCSLPACFMTGLTYMLIFTAMPWMMEALPDPNPSTGDGSGLAFMRWMGVGMFVATTLLGPPLSVLMTLMGAGVDHLVLRAGGVTRPFNVTLRAHSLSEAAWALGIVPLIGTQVAPVWALVSRFFAYRGLHRTTTGTALAGTLLAPLATCCLCGGGYMALMLAIFGLAAQK
- a CDS encoding VWA domain-containing protein, with product MSFSLPQVWILLVPLGLFLWKRGRRPGPPMVLRWALLLLVLGALSGPGWVLRHAGSDVVVVVDRSRSMPADAGRLASEWVGLLEQQRGAGDRVGVISFGREARVEQPLAETGRFGGFTRPVDAEASDVAAALDAAGALIPPGRTGRVLVVSDGRATGEDARGAARRLAARGLAVDFRQVAREDAPLDLAVVALEAPASVTAREPFQMTGVVQATAPVTGTVRLERDGRVLLRGPFDFQAGSNLLPLRDLVDAPGLAAYRLVVEAPGDGVVENDVGQAVLRVEGPPRVMLLTDAPQGTLAQALRSAGLTLEVRAPFALSLDALEGVGALVLENVDANRLGESGLHALAAYVEQAGGGLVMTGGRSSFAEGGYRRSPVEPLLPVSLEMREEQRRSAVAMSVLMDCSCSMGAQVPDGRTKMELAAEGVVGALTLLNEKDEVSVHMVDTESHELFPMSPVSKGLPLDEVARGFSGGGGIYVGEALRVGREQVLSSRQPTRHVLLFSDAADSVEPDDYLRTLDELRRQKVTVSVIGLGTEKDSDAPLLKEIAARGGGRVYFAEDATSLPRIFSQETLAVARATFVDTPVSLEAAPDLPLLGRLPALGLPQVGGYNLTYLKPRASVALRTLDDNAAPVLALWPRGAGRVVAFLTEVDGEYTGELRTWSGLRAALEGMVRWTMGGAGGADEAVARSERRGDRLRVTLDFAPDAPLPGALPTLMLLPGDGRGAPVELPMRWEDEDRVVAEYTLPGSGTWHPVVKLGTRALRAPPVTLPYAPEFEPGSAQRGLEVLRGLASVSGGEERLSLTGLFARAPESEGRVALAPWLVGLALVALLAEVAARRFLSAPRLRPVRTAPSVAATASPPGGPLERTRADAAPRAPPPSASPESERPREESGMDSALEAARERARRRLRK
- a CDS encoding vWA domain-containing protein encodes the protein MSLGSPWGLLALGALVPLVAAYFLRRKQKPVVVSALFLWRTPRPRAEAGPRFERFTREASLMLEVLAVVAAALFLADVRWGERERTRHLVLVVDGSLSLSARGADGVSGVERVRAEAARRVEEARATRVTVLVSGGVPRVLAGPEAEPSRALAALESFRALGADHDVAPTLRWAQELAGPDQRVHFLTDAPPGPGVAVPDSVRWTALGAPRDNVGLVSAWRRDEGSTATVTLRVARWGTGPEETEVRVVARPGPGAVEGTERRERVRLPEEGAATLRFTFEGAGDVEVSLPPDALPEDGVVRLPPAAERPLRVAWAEGLEAPVRSALERFFSVVPGVEVGSGEGALVVGPRGSDAGVTVGAGGAVRTFVGPFFAEKGHPLLDDVQLGGVRWAAGAEAPPGRPLMTAGEAVLVSEEEGRVHLNVDLSRSNVQRTSAWPVLLGNVVREARRAREGFARRQFPLGEPLAVVTRAGARYTLKGPESERLLFGAGALSLPAPESPGRYTLVREGEPVDAVEVLPLDARESDLRGRGAGDRPASEEHNNDAGQAASEGRERWPLWVLLAALLADFFLTRRVEAA
- a CDS encoding DUF58 domain-containing protein, whose protein sequence is MSAPVDFDEAEVARLAPGLALALPRTPHRGRVGEVRAASAGSSLDVQDFRAYQPGDDLRQMDWNAVARTGELILRVRQDEVSPRLEVLLDGSRSMAVSPRKAGCAREVALLATEVGARQGLAPTLLVGGSRPERVQGAVCRGVLRSAAFDAREDLSTALGRLPPLRPCGLRVVVSDFLFEAPLAEFVSRLARGAAALFLVQVLDAEDLEPSGGEGARLVDAESGEALEELLTGSVLAAYARRFAEHQKLLGAAARRAQASHLVLRADQALEALVAGALRPLFPPEGGA